In Altererythrobacter aquiaggeris, the genomic stretch GCCGGCCAGCTGTTTTTGCGGGCGGTTATCGGCATGGCGCTGGGCTTTGCTTATTTCGTGGTCGATAACGCAGCGCTTGCGATGGGCAGTTTTGGCGGTTACCCCCCGTTTCTAGCCGCATGGTCCCCGTTTCTGCTGTTCGCGTTGATCGGCGAGACTGTGCTGATCCGCACCGAGGAATGAGCGCCGCTGACTGGTCGATCCGGCTCGCACGGGCCCATGATGCACCGTCGCTGCCCGAAATCGAACTCGCCGCAGCCAAGCTGTTCGATACGATACCTGATCTTGCCGAAATTGCCGGCCATCATGCGATCAAGCCGGACTTGCATCGCAAACTGATCGGCAAGGGTCACTGTCTGGTCGCGCAGTCAGAAGGCCGGATCGCCGGATTTCTGGCCAGCGAACCGTTTGGCCGCGAGTTGCACATTGCCGAAATGTCGGTTCACCCGGATTTTCAGCAACTGGGCATCGGCGCGGCATTGCTGCGGGGCTGCAGGATTGACGCGCGCAATAGCGGGTTTTGCGCGCTCACCCTCACAACATTCCGCGATATTCCCTGGAACGGGCCCTTCTATGCGCGGCTGGGGTTCGCTGTGATCGAAGCGGATACGCTGTCCCCCCGCCTGCGCGGTTTGATCGAACAGGAGATAGAGCATGGGCTGCCGGCAGAACGGCGGATCGCCATGCGGTGCCTGTTATAGGAACCTCGCGCCGCAAGGACCGTTAAGCTGCCTTTGAAGGGGAGTTTTATGCAAAACCGTTTTCGTACTGTACTTACCGCTTCGGCGGTGCTCGCACTGGCTGCTTGCAGCGATTCCGACCCTGCCGACACAGCCGCCATCAATGACGTCGATAACGCCGCCGCCGGAATGGAAGCCACGGATGTGGGGCCAACCGATACCACCGTCGTTCCGGCGAATGGCGGGGAAGACAGCGACCGCGTTACAATCGATGCGGACGGCGTTACCGCAGACATCGCCGATGGTGACAAGCGGATCAAGGCGGATGTCAGCAGCGACCCGTCGGTTACCGTCGAAGTTGACTGATAACGCGCTTGGATCGAATGATGAAAAGGGGCCTCTCCAAACGGAGTTGGCCCCTTGTTTATCGGACCAAGTCTGCGGCTAGTGCCGCACCATAGTGCTTTTCGCCAGACGGTTTACCAGCGGCATCAAACCGGCATGGTTGGCCCCGTCATAGGTCGAACCCGCGCCCATATGCGTTGACAGACGCCGATGCGCTTCGCCCAGCGAATGGTATGGCATACTGGGCATCAGATGGTGCAGCGCATGATAACGCAGCCCGACAGGCGCCCAGATCGCAGCAATCCGGCCCGGCGGCGGCACGTTCACACTGTCGAGATATTGTGCGGTCACGGTCATCGCCTCGCCGTCATTTTGCCACAGATGCGCGACAAGTGTGCGGGTCTGGTTGAGAACAGCCGTGAGCGAAAATATGGCCAGCGCGATCAGCAATGGCCGCCAGCCCACAAAAAACGTGCTTGAAAGCAGCGCGATCGACCAGATCGATGCCCCCACTTCCTGCCAAAAAAACCGGCGCTGTAATTCACTGCCCGCAGCGCGGCGGCGGAAATCGGGATTTATCGACAGTGCGGAAAACCGCTGCCACACCAGATTGCGTAACGGCGGAATGATCGCTCCCAGCGGTACCAGAATGGCGAACCGTACCAACAAAGCGGGCGGCGCCAGCAGCGAAATCATGATAAATGCGGGCAGCGACCACGGCTTCATCAAAGCCAGCGGAAGATATTCGGGATCTTCGATGGTGCCGTAGCGTGTTCGCTGATGGTGGATCGTGTGCACGCCTTCATACATAAACGACGGCGTCAGCATCGGAATACCTACCAGCAGGTTCCAGGCGGTGCGAAAACCCGGCAGCGCATTGCGGTGGATATGCGACAGTTCATGGATGAACAGCAGCGCACGGTACAATGCGAGCGCTGCGACGACACCCAGCGCGATCGCCAGTACGGGATTGCCAACAAGAATTGCCCCGGCAAGCGCGCCGTAGCCAAGCAGGGCCGAGGCCAGCATATCGGGCCAGTATATCCGCGGGTTTGCCTCTGCAATATCCCTGGTCAGATCGCGCGCGGCGCGCATCATGACCATGTCGTCCGCAATGGCCGGTTTTGTCGCCGGTTTTGTCGCAACTTTGTGCAAACGCACATCTTCCGGTGCAGCCGCGGCGCTTTGGTCATCAAGGTCAATGAATTTGTGAGCTGTCATGAAAGTGTTCCGAATTGCCCTTCAGGCACTAAGTGCAGCGAAAATGTCTGCATGGCAAATCCGCAGCGTCTGGCTTGAGCGGCTTGTGCGGCTTGACAACAATCGGATAGCGCAAGCAGTGCTAATCCAGGATGAACGAAACCGGCCATTAGATGGGGCGAAAAATGTGACTGATGCACAGATAATGATTTCACCGGTCTCCGGCAAGGCGGACCTGAAGTCGTTTATCGATCTTCCCTACCGGCTGCATCAGGGCGATCCGGCCTGGGTGCCGCCGCTGCGTTCCGAAGTCGCGGAATTGCTCAACCCGCTCAAAAATCCGTTTTTCCAGCACGCCGATGTGCAACTGTTTCTGGCGCGCCGCGGGGACGAGACTGTCGGCCGGATATCAGCGCATATCGATCACCTCGCGCTGGCCCAGCCGGCGGAGCAGGGAATGGGGCCCGGGACCGGTAACTGGGGATTGTTCGATGCGGTGGACGATGCGGTCGCGGCAGCGTTGATCAGGCGGGCGGAGAGCTGGCTCGCGCAACACGGGATGCGCCGGGTGCTTGCGCCGATCTCGATGTCGGTATGGGAAGAACCGGGTCTGCAAATTTCCGGTCACGATCATCCGCCCACCGTCATGATGGGGCAGGACCCTCGGCATTACCGGGCATGGATCGAGGCTGCCGGCTACACCAAAGCCAAAAGCCTGCTCACTTACGATCTGGATATACTCAAAGAATTTCCACCGCTGATTGGCCGGATCATCCAGTCGGGCGAACGCAATGAACGGATCACGGTCCGCAAGGTCGAGATCAGGCATTTTGAGCGTGAAGCGAAAATAATTCTCGATATTCTCAACGATGCCTGGTCGGATAATTGGGGCTTTGTCCCCTTCAGCGATGCCGAGATTGATTATGCTGGCAAGAAGCTGAAACCGCTTGTGAGGGAGGATCTGATCCGGATTGCCGAATATGAGGGAAAACCGGTGGCTTTCATGATCACGCTTCCGGATGTAAACGAACCCATCAAGGCGATCGGCGGGAAGCTGTTTCCGTTTGGCTGGGCGAAAATGCTGTGGTGGCTACGCAAACCCAAAGTGCAGTCCGTAAGAGTACCGCTGATGGGTGTCGTGAAACGTTTGCAATCGACGCGCATGGCCAGCCAGCTGGCGTTTATGATGATCGAGTATATCCGCCGCGCCGCTGTGGAGGAATATGGCGCCACGCGCGGTGAAATCGGCTGGATTCTCGACGATAATCAGGGAATGGTCGCAATCGCCGATGCATTGAAGACGCAGGTTAACCGCGAATATCTTCTGTATGAAAAGTCCCTGACATAGCGCCTGCGCCGTTTGTTGCGGTTTGGCCACTGGCGCGGGCAGAACGGATTGCAGCGGGAACTATTCTCGTCGCCCGACCATTGCATTTTCAGCGGGCCAATGGGGCGACCGCGACGGAGTTTCGGCAGCGATGCGCGCAAAATCCAATGCACGTTCGGCCAGAAAAAAAGCGAAACCTTCGCTCGGGCGGATATTGGTGCTGGAAGACGACGCCATTCTCGCGATGGCGCTGGAGGATGCGCTGCTCGAAGGCGGAGCGC encodes the following:
- a CDS encoding GNAT family N-acetyltransferase, whose product is MSAADWSIRLARAHDAPSLPEIELAAAKLFDTIPDLAEIAGHHAIKPDLHRKLIGKGHCLVAQSEGRIAGFLASEPFGRELHIAEMSVHPDFQQLGIGAALLRGCRIDARNSGFCALTLTTFRDIPWNGPFYARLGFAVIEADTLSPRLRGLIEQEIEHGLPAERRIAMRCLL
- a CDS encoding fatty acid desaturase; the protein is MTAHKFIDLDDQSAAAAPEDVRLHKVATKPATKPAIADDMVMMRAARDLTRDIAEANPRIYWPDMLASALLGYGALAGAILVGNPVLAIALGVVAALALYRALLFIHELSHIHRNALPGFRTAWNLLVGIPMLTPSFMYEGVHTIHHQRTRYGTIEDPEYLPLALMKPWSLPAFIMISLLAPPALLVRFAILVPLGAIIPPLRNLVWQRFSALSINPDFRRRAAGSELQRRFFWQEVGASIWSIALLSSTFFVGWRPLLIALAIFSLTAVLNQTRTLVAHLWQNDGEAMTVTAQYLDSVNVPPPGRIAAIWAPVGLRYHALHHLMPSMPYHSLGEAHRRLSTHMGAGSTYDGANHAGLMPLVNRLAKSTMVRH
- a CDS encoding N-acetyltransferase, with the translated sequence MISPVSGKADLKSFIDLPYRLHQGDPAWVPPLRSEVAELLNPLKNPFFQHADVQLFLARRGDETVGRISAHIDHLALAQPAEQGMGPGTGNWGLFDAVDDAVAAALIRRAESWLAQHGMRRVLAPISMSVWEEPGLQISGHDHPPTVMMGQDPRHYRAWIEAAGYTKAKSLLTYDLDILKEFPPLIGRIIQSGERNERITVRKVEIRHFEREAKIILDILNDAWSDNWGFVPFSDAEIDYAGKKLKPLVREDLIRIAEYEGKPVAFMITLPDVNEPIKAIGGKLFPFGWAKMLWWLRKPKVQSVRVPLMGVVKRLQSTRMASQLAFMMIEYIRRAAVEEYGATRGEIGWILDDNQGMVAIADALKTQVNREYLLYEKSLT